The proteins below come from a single Mya arenaria isolate MELC-2E11 chromosome 6, ASM2691426v1 genomic window:
- the LOC128238248 gene encoding uncharacterized protein LOC128238248 isoform X3 codes for MSIFLVFDSDLTEIEKNIVLSQLEDVETKGNKVQVSQRKELMFQISMTLETILVKGFSLLQEFLVNFIRNDQGIQADDTIKKFVEESNITVVLATYLRDALGPVDHSVTEKDMEIDCNTGVDLELEAETMEDIYGNTYKRFAYCLFYPFLSAKYGLSTETVKHISEEFSFEKKFVETLRERLRKKIIHCISLGDDIFMKDGLKYVKQLANITLSQQYERIIDLEKITTTARNLFSALEKLLFEVESCLQKTIIGEVQISRRVPTILPLMKKELFRIDHVLMVGTVYDKIAIYVDVKSTRDTTPPDVNTNKLNESAAMNENVLDDENGTQAVKTKGFNKRKRKKRSMYNKKPLTTAQQIMKVLQKYEVTLTSSYVIEYVSNMLSAFANAQHKQPAKNLLLKPAPQPPVYGTGQPIQACDLDAEDMFREGTLGCFLSSGETVYAMTCAHVLFRYDQMDAVSQAYMYDAKDPNKLVLLGLNSPLHVIFQTSDAMFVDCALSQVNDDMKQNVNKKLRDTTNKTQSSEYYTGDRKCLLGERVYKYGARTGLTHGTIDSINLTPKSCVDGTDNDYLVWIESATDTTLPEGGLMTVHEVEGATASVEGECFAMNGDSGAVVLMKHFDKISFTTQDKRNTGNLVALSMVSCGDLKLKSDEDKTSKLVLTFQLDKAVSLLENKMNVQLKLE; via the exons ATGTCGATATTTTTAGTGTTTGATTCGGATCTAACTGAGATTGAAAAGAATATCGTTTTGAGTCAACTTGAAGATGTTGAAACTAAAGGCAACAAAGTTCAGGTTTCTCAAAGAAAGGAATTGATGTTTCAAATATCgatgactttggaaacaattcTGGTGAAAGGTTTCAGTTTACTTCAAGAGTTTCTTGTAAACTTTATTCGAAATGACCAAGGTATACAAGCTGATGATACAATTAAGAAATTTGTAGAGGAAAGTAATATTACTGTTGTCTTGGCAACTTATTTACGGGACGCTTTGGGACCTGTTGATCATTCTGTTACTGAAAAAGATATGGAAATTGATTGCAATACGGGAGTCGATTTGGAGTTAGAAGCTGAAACAATGGAGGACATTTATGGAAACACATACAAGCGTTTTGCATACTGCCTCTTCTATCCTTTTCTGTCCGCCAAGTATGGATTGTCAACTGAAACGGTTAAGCATATTTCAGAAGAATTCAGTTTCGAAAAAAAGTTTGTTGAGACACTAAGGGAACGATTgaggaaaaaaatcattcattgCATAAGCCTTGGTGACGACATCTTCATGAAAGATGGACTAAAGTATGTCAAACAGTTGGCAAATATTACTTTGAGTCAACAATATGAAAGAATTATTGacttagaaaaaataacaactacTGCAAGGAATTTGTTTTCTGCTTTAGAAAAGCTTTTGTTCGAAGTGGAAAGTTGCttgcaaaaaacaataatagGAGAGGTTCAAATCTCAAGAAGAGTCCCAACAATTCTACCGCTAATGAAGAAAGAGCTATTTAG gATCGATCATGTGCTTATGGTTGGAACCGTTTATGATAAAATCGCCATATATGTCGATGTCAAAAGCACACGCGATACCACACCTCCGGATGTCAACACAAATAAGCTGAATGAATCTGCCGCAATGAATGAAAATGTACTCGATGATGAAAATGGCACACAGGCTGTTAAAACAAAGGGTTTCAACAAACGCAAACGAAAAAAGCGCTCTATGTATAACAAGAAACCATTGACAACAGCGCAGCAAATAATGAAGGTTTTGCAGAAATATGAAGTAACGTTGACATCTTCTTACGTCATAGAATATGTTTCAAACATGCTTTCTGCATTTGCAAATGCACAACATAAACAGCCAGCAAAGAATCTTTTATTAAAACCTGCCCCGCAACCTCCAGTGTATGGAACAGGGCAACCCATTCAAGCTTGCGATTTAGACGCCGAAGATATGTTTCGTGAAGGAACGTTAGGATGTTTCCTATCTTCAGGCGAAACAGTATATGCCATGACTTGTGCACATGTGCTTTTCAGATACGACCAAATGGATGCAGTTTCACAGGCGTATATGTATGACGCGAAGGACCCAAATAAATTAGTTTTGCTTGGCTTGAATTCTCCTCTGCATGTGATATTTCAGACATCTGATGCGATGTTTGTTGATTGTGCGCTTAGCCAGGTGAATGAtgatatgaaacaaaatgtcaataaaaaactTAGAGACactacaaacaaaacacaatcttCTGAGTATTACACTGGGGATAGAAAGTGCCTCCTTGGGGAACGTGTTTATAAATATGGGGCTAGAACAGGCCTCACTCACGGGACAATAGATTCTATAAACCTTACCCCAAAGTCATGCGTTGATGGAACAGATAATGATTATCTGGTTTGGATTGAAAGTGCAACAGATACTACTCTTCCTGAAGGAGGATTGATGACAGTGCATGAAGTGGAAGGCGCTACGGCTTCTGTTGAAGGGGAATGTTTTGCAATGAATGGAGATAGTGGGGCTGTTGTTcttatgaaacattttgataaGATATCGTTTACAACGCAAGATAAAAGAAACACTGGCAATCTTGTTGCATTATCGATGGTGTCATGTGGAGATCTTAAGCTTAAATCCGACGAAGACAAAACATCTAAGCTCGTTCTGACATTTCAATTAGACAAGGCCGTCTCTCTGttggaaaacaaaatgaatgtccaattaaaactggagtaa